Genomic DNA from Lactuca sativa cultivar Salinas chromosome 8, Lsat_Salinas_v11, whole genome shotgun sequence:
TAGGGGTTGCATAATTTTTTTTCCCGTCACACataatataaaacattaaaaaaaaataaaaaaattccggtcaaacataatataaaacatctattcatctaatataattttttttttgtcaaacatAATATAACAACGATATACTAGAATTTAAATTTGTCCTCTTCGTGCAGACATCTTTTGAAACCGCTCCATTACTTTTTCATTCTCAACTTTCGCAAGTGCTTCGGTCTCGACATTACACAACAACGCGTCGTTCAAAAATTCATCGCCAATTTTGTTACGCAAGTCGGTCTTCAAGAGCTTCATCTTTGAAAAACATCTTTCTACACTTGCGGTCGCTACAGGTAATATCAAAGCCAACTTCAATAGCTTATAAACCAAAGGATAAGATCGATGCTTCCCCGTATTAACCATCAAACGAGAAAGGTCGAAAACTCCTTTCAAACTAGCGAAGCGCTCATCTTTGATGCAAGAGTGATAAAATATCTCAAGTTGTCCTTCAAGGTCTATCATATATGAATCATCAAAGTCATACTTGTATAACTTACCCAACTTCAATAACTTTGATTTGTCAAATTGTGCAAATGAATCACAAGGGCTCAAAGCACCCATGTATTCTAGTAATTGGGTGCTTGTTTCACTAATTCGATCCCGATATTCTGTAAGTTGCATATCTACCACCGTGTTGAAGATTTCAACCTCAAAATGAAACCTATTAGTCTTTGTAGTCCTACGGTTTCTCGCACCAATATACAACTCTTCCATATCCAAAGTATCAATTTCGTGTGTTTCACAAAAAGAGGATACTTTTGGCAAAATGCTATCAAACCCTATGTTTCTACAAGATTGCAATGCCTCCATTGTCCCTCTAACCATCGAAGCCGCTTCTAAAATGTCTAGATCTTTTCTTTGAAGTTGCTTTGACAATGTACCCGTGAGGTGTAAAATGCCATACATCATATGTAAGTAAAACACGAACTCATATGATTTAAAATATGCTAAGATTCCAGATGCTTGTTGACGGTTTGCCAATGACCCTCCCTCATCTTTCACAAAATCTAAAACTACAAGAACATCCGCAAATAACTTCATCAAACTTGTGAGTGTGTTGAAATGTGAACCCCATCTTGTTTCTCCCGCTCGAACAAGTGTAGTCTTTTGATTTAACCCTCTTCCGGTTTCAATTTCACCACTACACAAGCCTTTTTGCACCCTTTCTCTTGCTTGCTCTCGTAGTaagtcttttcttttacacaATGCACAAACTACATTAACCACCAACGAAATTTGCTCAAAAAAGTCACTAACACCATCATGCTTCTTTGCTACAGCCACAACTACTAATTGAAGTTGGTGTGCAAAGCAATGTACATAAAAAGCCGTGTCATTCTCTTGTAATATCAAAGCTTTCAAACCATTGAATTCCCCTCGCATATTGCTAGCCCCATCATAACCTTGTCCTCTTatctattaaaatttaaaacaatatatatatatatatatatatatatatatatatatatatatatatatatatatatatatatatatataaattaattaaattgaaataacaaaaaaactaaagaataaatTACCTGACTAAAACTCAACTTATTACTTGTAAGTACTTCATTTATGGCGTTTTTGAGTGTCAAAGAAGACGTATCCTTCACGTGCACTAGACCTATGAATCTTTCTTTCACAAAGCCAAGAGTATCGACATAACGCAAAACAATAGCCATTTGTTCCTTTTTTGAAACATCACTAGATTCATCAACTAGTAAAGCAAAAACATCTTGACCAATCTCTTCATGAAAACTCAAAAGTACTTCTTGTGCAAAACATTGCACAAGTTCTTTTTGAATTTTAGGGGAAATTAGTTGATTGTTTTCTGGAGCATTTTCTAAAGTATTGTTGAAAATATCTTCACTAGTCTCTCAAATGGCTTTTAACACTTCAATGTATAGCCCTCTATTTTCCGAGTTAACCGACTCGTCATGACCACGAAACGGTAATCCGATTTTCAATAAAAGTCTAACAACAATAATAGAAACACGTAATCGAGCTTTATATTTATGATCCTCTACTTCGGTTTGCCTCCTAAAGACTACATTGATAGCTTTTTTTCCCTCATTAAAAACTCACACTTTTCTTTTGCTTTGTTGTGAAAACTATCAATACCACCCACATGAGTCCGAAATGCATCTTTTTTATTCCAAGTATCAAAACCTTGAGAAACAAATGCATCTCTCCCTCCTTTTTGTCCCATGAGGTTCCCACACAAATAACAATATAAACAATATGCACTATCCTTTTTCACACTATATTCCAACCAATCAAAGTCATCAAGCCATGAAGGAACGAATCTTCTAAATCTATCACCTATTTTTTTTAGGAAACTTATGTGCACTTACTTGACACGGTCCTTGAAGCAAATATGCTCTTCTTACATCATCTCTTATATTTGGTTTGTAACTTGTAATCAATGGCCTATCCGCCGGGTCCTTTGGAAGATCCTTCAAGTCAACATTATCATTAGGTTGGTTAGAGCATTGTGTTTGTGGAGTTGCATTAGAAACCGAAGGGATTGATTGATTGGTGATTGGTGTTTGTGGAGTTGCATTAGGATTAGAAACGGAAGGCATTGATTGATTGTTGATTGGTATTTGGGAACATTCTTCACCACTTTCATTAGGATTAGGTCTTTTTCTTTTGGTAAAAAAAACCACTTAGTTTAacctataaaaacataacaatgaCTTCAATAAAACAACTTGttttcacctaatcaaacaataaattcaataaaaacataacaattacacctaatcaaacaatgacttcaataaaacaagttggtttcacctaatcaaacaataaattaaataaaacatatcaatttcacctaatcaaacaatcaattcaaTAAAACAAGTTGctttcacctaatcaaacaataaattcaataaaacatatcaatttcacataatcaaacaatcaattcaaTAAAAAACATAGCAATATAACCTAAGCAAACAATATAACTTCAACAAAACAAATCAATTTCACCCAAGTCAATCACTAACTTCAAAAACACATATCAATTTCAAATATCTTAATGAATTGGTAATTGGTAAAACTTACTTGCTTCATTGTGAAATCGATCAAGACATCAAGTATTGTGAATGTTGATCCATCAAACCATTGAAATCGATCAAGCCTCAGCCCTCAAGGTCGATTGATCGATTGAATTTTGGGGCCAAAAGTCGATAGTCGTGGTCGTGCCTACTGCTTCGTGCGTCGCCTCTGAAGTCTTCGATCGTGTTCTTTTTTTTCCTTTCAACCGATGGATTAATTACAATTTCACAATTAGGATTATAGGGCTATCTTTTTTACAAGCAATTAGCCCAATTGCTAATTTATCAAATTAAGTTTCATTTTGGGTTTTAAGGCTTTAGACAATTAGACTAACTACAATTGAATAAAACATTTGGctcgttattattatttttttcgttCGGTAATTCCCGAAAGAGtgacaatatttttttatgtacTTGCACAATTTTTTTAGTAGGTGCACGATTTTTTTTACGTAGTGGCACAATaggtaaaaattaaaaaaaaaaaaaaaaaatctacttCGTACGCGGAAGTTAGGTGTTGCCGGTGCCACACCGGACACCTACCTAGGACCGCCCATGTCTTCATGCGATTATAGCTTACCCTCTAAAATCATAACATTTTGGACTGAAGATAAACCCTTGAAGAAGTTTTAGGTTGTGTTCTAACTATATGGCAAGTCATTTTGCATTCAGTTATTGTTTGTTCTCTCggatcatacttccaactataacaatttttttttaagaagtcaaaGAAAAtttgctttatttatttatttataaatgagtTGATCTAGAACCTACAAATGAGTGGTATCTCACACGTAAAACCACTTGCTTACAAACATAAACCAAATGTAAAATCAGTTACCAACAAATAAGTTAATCCATGATTCATTATTTACCTACAATGTTGGGTTATAATGAGATACATGGCCTTTTTCATCGAATATAAGTCCATATTTACCTATTAGATCCAACTTAACGACAAAGATGTCAAATAAACATTTGCATACAACATCCGATCATAATAACAGTTTTCAATCAATTAGAAGGATTTTAATGATAaattatgtataaaaaaaatagtttcacCGGCCTTCATGTATATGTTAACTTGTCCATTGTAATCTGAtgataaaattcatatttaattgttatatatttttttgtagaTTTTCCAAATGTAGAAAAAATAGTCATACATAACAACAAAGAGTAACATCTAGTTATGAACACGATAATCAAATCAAAAGTTACAACCATATTATACAATTTACAACTCATATGATATGAATATATGATATCTCTTATGGCTCAACGATAATTTTACCAGTAGCATGTCCATCGATGCTTTTAGCCCAAGCCTCTTCAGCCTTTTTCAAAGGGTGTTTTGAGTCAATGACAGTTTTAACCTTCCCTTCCTTCACCAACCCAACCAAGTACTCCAAGTTATTTGCCTTCGGATACAAAAGAATTGGCACCAATTGTTTTTTCGAACACGTCACTTTCTTCACAAAAGAAGTCCAAATTGCACTCATGCCAGGTGTTATGTCTATCACCTTCCCTTTTGGGCCAAGATTGGGCTCAAAAGTAGACCATGGAATAGGTGTCGCACAGTGGATCACCACGTCATATTTCTTATCCGAAGGGCTTTTCAGTATCGCACCTTCTGGGGTTTTGTAGTCGAGAACCTCATCAGCACCTAGGGATTTCACGAGGTCGATGTTGCGGGCCCCACATGTGGCGGTGACGTGGACGTTTCCTAGCTTTGCGAGCTGGACGGCGTATTGGCCTACGCCGCCTGACGCGGCGGTGATGAGGATGTTGGTGGCGGGGCTGGGGCTGGGGCTGGTTTTGTCGAGGGTGATACCGCCGTGATAGGTGAGGGCTTGGAGGGCGGTTAGTCCGGCGACAGGTAGCCCGGCACCTTCTGCCGCCGATACCTCCGGCGGTCTAGAAACTGTCAGATCTTCGCTGCTCACTGCATACTCCGACAGTCCTCCACCTTTCTGTTAGGTTTCAATGATCAATAAATACCAATTTCACAAAGATGAACACCGATGAGCAACAACTGAGAGAAACTTACAAAAGTGTTGAGCATGGAGACAACTTTATCACCAATTTTGAAGTTTTTTACTCCAGGTCCAACATCTAATACTTCTCCTGCTACATCAGTAGCTGTTGTAACAAAGACATACACGTTTTCAGATTTTGGAATCATATATTATTACATGATTGATTTTACTACATACATACCTGGTATCCAAGGGAATTTGAGTGGTAAAAGGGGGCGTAACATGCCTTTTTGTATCTTCCAATCGACTGGATTTAGGCTAGTTGCCTCCAGTTTTAACAGAAGTTCACCTTTACTTGGCTTAGGAATAGGAACTTCAACATGCTACAAAAACAAAAGGAAGACTGCATCAACATACTTTCAGAAGGTTCACATTTTACAATCATCTGAAGCAAATGTAACTTTCCCTTGATATTTATGGTTTCATAAATCATAATCAATCAACACAGATCACTTCTATTTAAGTAAATATATGTGGTatatacaaaacagttaaagcctCTTACAGCCGTAGTTCAAAGTTTCACCAGATTTTCAATCACCTGAAACACATTTATCTTCCCCTCCCCTTTACTCCATAATCCAAGGCTTTTACAATATAACGAGTATaagtgtataacaataaattGCTTACGATGTTCATATGAATTGGTTGATCAATTAAACTGAAACGAAAATCAGTTCAGTTTAATCGAGTATACATTACTTGTTAATTAATACTTCGGTGTATCCATAACCATTTGTTAATTTATAATTCGGTACATCCATAACCATCTGAAGCACAAATTAACTTCCTCTTTCTACCTAGGGTTTGACATGAACCACAATCTACTAACAGAAATCCATACGAATTAAGTAATCGAACAAAAAGGATGTTTAAAACAACAAGTATCCAGGAGATATTTTATACCTTAAGACCAGCAGCACCTCCTCCATAAGAATCGCACTGAACCGCGTGCATAAGCTTTTCCGCCATAACCCCTTAGGCAATAGGCACAGAGAAAAGATAGGATTAAGATTAAGATAGATAGCAAGTATTAGTATTAGTGCCGGAGTGTGAATGGAATGGAAGGGAAAGTAGAGGCGTTATCGTCGACGTTACGGTTGCGACATCTATAGCCATTGATGGTACTGTTAACCGTTAGTGTGTGTCGTTGGACGTGACGACCTCACGTCCACCAGATTAAGTAATTTGAAAAACAGCGATAAGTTCTAAGTATTCGTTTTCTTCGGTCCATCCATATCTTGCATCATATGCGAATACCAAAATCGGGTGTTCCGGTTTCCTAAAAATAACCATTCTTTAGTACATCAATTTTCAAATAGGGTTCATAATAAAAGTTTTGTAGAATACTTTTTTAAGGAACAAAGgttaaaaagtcaaaaaatcaccaaaaatgataaattgtaacttttaaaaccataatttttttttcttgtcaAAAAATTATTCTAAAAAAACTTTATAATTGTCAAACAACTTTTCAATAACTTTTTGAAAAAACCAAATAtccaaaaagtcattttaaaaGTTATCTCAAACACCCTCGAACCGATTCGTGGTTTACGTGGCCATGAAAAACGCTCGTGCACACTACCCGGCCATTTGTGGCCAGCGTTTTCGTGGTCCATCGTGATGCAGTTGATGAACAAGCACGACCAATAGGAGCCTTCCTTCCCTTTGTAGACGTTCAACGATCAACAACttgaacttttaattttttttaaatatataaacatcacctatataaacacaaCAATTACATTTAAACCATTCTTTTCTACACTCTctttaaaaaacatatttatagatTTCTTTAAGAATTTCGATTCAGATGACGATAGAGAATTCATCTTGACGTTCTTCAACCTTGTGCAACACATACACGACGAAGAAAGTTCATATGTTTCGCATTCAAGAGGGGCAAGAGCGAAGCTTTATAGGGGCAAGGGGGACtatacccccccccccacttatttttttttgttataaataGCCCATCTAGTTTAATTTTATACATATTaggcccaaaaatataaaattttggctATGCCCCTTGTTCAccgatttttatacatattatattcaccccccccccccccccaaaaaaaaaaaaaaaaatcaaatgttgAATCCGCCCCTGAAGAGCGGTTGTCAATCGAGGTCACCAAGCCGCACATGATACGTGATTACTTTGTCGATAATTATCTTTATAATGATTACTCGTTTAGGCGTTGTTTCTGTCTAAATACGGTTGTATTTTTAAGTATTAATAATGCTTTAGATACCCGTTAAAattattgtaacatccagattctcaggtatattattttattatttaatttgagatttgaggagtgactcgacgagttggtgcctcaactcgtcgagtagagtcgtgtCTGGTGAcgtggattaatgaatggactcgacgagtctgtgaggtgaatcgtcgagtcaaccctgctgaaggaaaccctaatttctcgggcatatgacctatttaaaggcacttatagcctccattTCGTCTCATCAGTTACTCTACACCCCTGaaagcaaaccctaattgctattTGAGCTAGAGAGTGAGAGATAAGCTCATATTGTGGTTCTTGTGCATCATTTGAGGAAGAGGATGAGGTTATCAAGCAAGGAGTTGGAGGTGAGGCTGTTGGATTTAGTGATTTCCTGTACAGAAGCTCCTGAGGAAGGTATGAAGTCTTCACCTTTCTCCTTATTTTGGATAAATCTCACATCTATGGAGTTTTATGGCTTTTTGCCATCTTTTGTTTAGGTTTTTGAGTAGCAT
This window encodes:
- the LOC111907640 gene encoding chloroplast envelope quinone oxidoreductase homolog, with amino-acid sequence MAEKLMHAVQCDSYGGGAAGLKHVEVPIPKPSKGELLLKLEATSLNPVDWKIQKGMLRPLLPLKFPWIPATDVAGEVLDVGPGVKNFKIGDKVVSMLNTFKGGGLSEYAVSSEDLTVSRPPEVSAAEGAGLPVAGLTALQALTYHGGITLDKTSPSPSPATNILITAASGGVGQYAVQLAKLGNVHVTATCGARNIDLVKSLGADEVLDYKTPEGAILKSPSDKKYDVVIHCATPIPWSTFEPNLGPKGKVIDITPGMSAIWTSFVKKVTCSKKQLVPILLYPKANNLEYLVGLVKEGKVKTVIDSKHPLKKAEEAWAKSIDGHATGKIIVEP
- the LOC111907617 gene encoding uncharacterized protein LOC111907617, with amino-acid sequence MPSVSNPNATPQTPITNQSIPSVSNATPQTQCSNQPNDNVDLKDLPKDPADRPLITSYKPNIRDDVRRAYLLQGPCQDSAYCLYCYLCGNLMGQKGGRDAFVSQENAPENNQLISPKIQKELVQCFAQEVLLSFHEEIGQDVFALLVDESSDVSKKEQMAIVLRYVDTLGFVKERFIGLVHVKDTSSLTLKNAINEVLTSNKLSFSQIRGQGYDGASNMRGEFNGLKALILQENDTAFYVHCFAHQLQLVVVAVAKKHDGVSDFFEQISLVVNVVCALCKRKDLLREQARERVQKGLCSGEIETGRGLNQKTTLVRAGETRWGSHFNTLTSLMKLFADVLVVLDFVKDEGGSLANRQQASGILAYFKSYEFVFYLHMMYGILHLTGTLSKQLQRKDLDILEAASMVRGTMEALQSCRNIGFDSILPKVSSFCETHEIDTLDMEELYIGARNRRTTKTNRFHFEVEIFNTVVDMQLTEYRDRISETSTQLLEYMGALSPCDSFAQFDKSKLLKLGKLYKYDFDDSYMIDLEGQLEIFYHSCIKDERFASLKGVFDLSRLMVNTGKHRSYPLVYKLLKLALILPVATASVERCFSKMKLLKTDLRNKIGDEFLNDALLCNVETEALAKVENEKVMERFQKMSARRGQI